One part of the Salinimonas iocasae genome encodes these proteins:
- a CDS encoding carboxyl transferase domain-containing protein, with product MPVLPTSINTNSGEFAENVQHMQAQVADLADKVEKIRKGGGEKAAERHTSRGKLLPRERIEALLDPCTPFLEIGQLAGWEVYDDYVPGAGVIAGIGRVSGVECMVVANDATVKGGTYYPLTVKKHLRAQEIAEQNNLPCIYLVDSGGANLPRQDEVFPDKEHFGRIFFNQANMSAKNIPQIAVVMGSCTAGGAYVPAMADVSIIVKEQGTIFLGGPPLVKAATGEVVSAEELGGGDVHTRTSGVADLLANNDHHALTLARDTVSRLNRTKPAQLDIKKPVEPRFPASDIYGIVPKDSRKSYDVREIIARVVDGSEFDEFKPLYGTTLVCGFARIFGYPVGIVANNGILFGESALKGAHFVELCAQRGIPLVFLQNITGFMVGKQYESGGIAKHGAKMVTAVACANVPKLTVLIGGSFGAGNYGMCGRAYDPRFLFMWPNARISVMGGEQAAGVLAQVKRDQKERAGEQWSQEEEDTFRKPIVDTYEEQGHPYYASARLWDDGVIDPADTRMVLGLSLSAALNKPIEQTQFGIFRM from the coding sequence GTGCCCGTTCTACCTACTTCCATAAATACCAATTCAGGTGAATTTGCTGAAAATGTGCAGCATATGCAGGCACAAGTGGCAGATTTAGCGGACAAAGTTGAAAAAATCCGCAAAGGCGGCGGTGAAAAAGCTGCAGAGCGCCACACTTCCCGTGGCAAGTTATTACCCCGTGAACGCATTGAAGCCCTGTTAGACCCTTGCACGCCGTTTTTAGAAATTGGCCAGCTTGCCGGCTGGGAAGTCTACGATGACTATGTTCCCGGCGCAGGTGTGATTGCTGGCATTGGCCGTGTGAGCGGCGTTGAATGCATGGTCGTTGCCAACGATGCCACAGTAAAAGGCGGCACCTATTACCCACTGACGGTCAAAAAACACTTACGTGCGCAAGAAATTGCCGAGCAGAACAACCTTCCCTGTATCTATCTGGTAGATTCCGGCGGTGCAAACCTGCCACGTCAGGACGAAGTGTTTCCAGATAAAGAGCACTTTGGCCGTATTTTCTTTAATCAGGCCAACATGTCAGCTAAAAATATCCCGCAAATCGCGGTTGTTATGGGCTCATGTACAGCCGGTGGCGCATATGTTCCGGCGATGGCAGATGTCTCCATTATCGTCAAAGAGCAAGGCACTATCTTTTTAGGTGGCCCGCCACTGGTGAAAGCTGCAACGGGTGAAGTGGTATCTGCCGAGGAGTTAGGCGGCGGCGATGTACATACCCGCACTTCGGGTGTGGCAGACCTTCTGGCTAACAATGACCACCATGCATTAACGCTTGCCCGCGATACTGTAAGCAGACTGAACCGTACTAAACCGGCCCAGCTTGATATTAAAAAGCCGGTAGAGCCGCGCTTTCCCGCATCTGATATCTACGGAATTGTGCCTAAAGACAGCCGTAAATCTTATGATGTGAGAGAAATCATTGCCCGGGTAGTGGACGGTTCAGAGTTTGATGAATTCAAACCGCTTTACGGTACCACCCTGGTGTGTGGCTTTGCACGAATCTTTGGTTATCCGGTAGGCATCGTCGCCAATAACGGGATTCTTTTCGGTGAAAGTGCGCTTAAGGGTGCACACTTTGTCGAGCTATGCGCTCAACGTGGTATCCCCTTAGTATTCCTACAAAATATTACCGGCTTTATGGTGGGTAAACAGTATGAGTCCGGCGGTATTGCAAAGCATGGCGCCAAAATGGTGACCGCCGTCGCCTGCGCCAATGTTCCCAAGCTGACTGTTCTAATCGGTGGTAGTTTCGGAGCAGGCAACTACGGTATGTGCGGCCGGGCCTATGACCCTCGCTTCTTATTTATGTGGCCGAATGCCCGTATTTCAGTAATGGGTGGTGAGCAGGCAGCGGGTGTACTGGCGCAGGTTAAGCGCGACCAGAAAGAGCGTGCAGGTGAACAATGGTCTCAGGAAGAAGAGGACACCTTCCGCAAGCCTATCGTAGACACTTATGAAGAACAGGGTCATCCGTACTATGCTTCAGCGCGATTGTGGGATGATGGCGTCATCGATCCTGCCGATACCCGCATGGTACTGGGCTTGTCATTATCAGCTGCACTCAATAAACCTATTGAGCAAACGCAGTTTGGTATCTTCAGAATGTAG